The Ignavibacteria bacterium genome contains the following window.
CAGATGCATCAGGAAATTATTCCTTGACAGGCGTAAATCCTGGTGATATTTCAGTCCAATTCAGAAAACAAGGATTTAGAACAACCAAGAAAGATACGTTACTACCAAATGGCGGCAGTTTAACAATAAATGTTTTTATGCCAACTTCATTAGGAAATGTTTTGGTTGTTGATGATGATGCAACATTAGAAGGAAGAATATCCAATGAAAAACAAGGAGCAGCTGATTTAACTTCACCTCTTGGTGTTTCAGCTAATTTATTCAAAACAACTTTAGATTCTTTAGGTTATAATACTGATTTGGTCACATTCTCTGCTCTGGATACTAATTCCTTAACAATATATGATGTATTAATTCTTTCTGCAGGACCAAAAACAGCAGTTCAATTCAATGATCAGGCAAAGAGAGATGCTATAAGAGCATTCGCTAAAACTCCTGGAAAGAAAACTTTGGTCGAAGGTGGTGAAGTTGGTTGGAACTATAGATCAACAGGAACTAACGATCAATTATTCAGACAGGAAGTTCTTTTCGTCGATAGATGGGTAAGCGATGTAAGTGGCGGAAATTTGAATAAGAAAATAGCCTCTCACCCAATTAATAGTGTTCCGAATTTGATTCCAGATAATTTAGCTTTCAGTGGAACTGGATTGGGTGAACGAGATGCTATGACTGTTCTACCAGGAGCAAGAGTGTATCCAGTCAGTACGTGGTCTACTTATCCCGATAGTGGTGGTATTATTGTGAATGATAAGAATCCTAACCCATTGAGTGCAGATAATGTGTTCTTTACTTTCAATATTGGTGGAATGACTGATCAGGCTTCAGCTAAAAAGCTGATTGAAAATACAATTAAATACCTGTTTACGGTTGAACCTCCGCCAACTGGTGTAATAGCAGGTCAGGTCACTCTAAATGGTGCACCAAATAATGCTGGCGTAACTTTGAAATTGTATCAGATGCCTGGAAGTAATTTGCTAATGTCTCAAGTGACAGATTCAACCGGAAGTTATTTATTCAGTGGATTATATTCAGGAAGCTATAGAGTAGAGGCTTCTGCACCAACAGGATTTTATCCAGCGAAAGCCTTTGTTGATACAGTTGTAGGAACTGATACAGTTTATAACATTAACTTCTCATTTGTTGATGTTAATACACCACAAACCGTTTCTTTCTGGACGACAGGTGGTTGGAATTTATTATCTGAGCCTGTAAAAACTTCTAATATGAGTAAAGGTGAACTATTCCCGTCAGCCACTTCAAATGCATTTACATTTAGTGATGATCTCGGTTATGTTAAGCACGATACATTAAAACCAGGTGTTGGTTACTGGCTGAAATTTACACAACAAGAACAACATACATTCCAGGGAATGGTTGATTATGTATTAAACATTCCAGTTAAAAAAGGATGGAATTTAATTGGTTCAGCCTATAAGTCAGTTCCAGTTAATAGTGTAACAACATCTCCAGCAGGTATAATTCAGTCGCCATTCTTTGAATACAACAATGGTTATTTACAGGCAGATAATTTGAATGTTGGTAAAGGATACTGGGTGAAAGTCAAACAGAATGGAACTCTCACTCTGCCAACTACATATCCGATGATGCTTGCAAAGGAAAGCATTTATGCTCAGAAAGTTGACGATAAATGGCCAACAATAGTAATTACAGATGCAGCTGGAAAACAGACAAGACTTTATCTTGCTGAATTAAATAGTATAAATGCAGAATATGAATTACCTCCTCTACCTCCAGCAGATGCATATGATGTAAGGTTCAATTCTAATAAATATGTAGAGGATAAAGCAGTTGGTAACTATATTGTTTCACTAAATGCTGTGAGTTATCCAATCAGAATTAGATTAGAAAACTTCAGCGATGAAGTGTATAGAATTAGTGATGGAGTAGGTGGACAAATTTATGAAGATTTGATTAGAAACGGAGAAGAGAAAGAGGTTAATGTCAAAGGTCTTAACGCATTAACATTACAAAAAGTTATTATTCCAGCTAATTATGAATTAAGTCAGAACTATCCAAATCCATTTAATCCATCTACGATTATTAAATTTGGATTACCGGAGAATTCAAAAGTATTGCTCGAAGTTTATAATGTTCTTGGAGAGAAAGTAGCAACTTTGATAAATGCAGAGCTTAAAGCTGGTTATCATTCGATTACATTCGATGCAAGAAATCTTACTTCTGGTGTTTATTTCTATAGAATCGAAACTTCGAAATTCAACGATGTAAAGAAAATGATTTTGGTGAAATAAGATGGATATAACTCAGAGAATATGTAAAGATATTTCAGTTAATAACCCGTGCATTCAATTTGAATGCACGGGATTAACAATAAAAAGCAAAAAAGGAGAGTCTATGAAACGAGTAATTTTATCACTTGTTCTTTTAGTAACTTTCTTCACAATGGCATACAGCCAGTATGCTGAGAGTTTCTTTACCTCAAATCCAAATTATAAGCAGGAATTAGAAAAAGCTGGAGTTACGAAATTTTCTATACCGGCTACGGTTAATTATAAACCCTTAGGAGTTATTAATTGGTCAGAAGGATTTGAGGGAACAACATTTCCACCTACGGGTTGGGCGGTTCACCAATTAGATGGAGGTACTAATACCTGGATAAGGTATACAACTAGCCCAATTTTTGGAACAGCATCAGCCGCAGTAAGATGGGAAAGCTCGACTTTGCGCAATGATGATTGGTTAGTAACTCCCCAATTTCAAGTAAATCCCGGTGCCTTTCTAAACTTTTATGCAAAGAGACAATCAACTTCTTATTTCGACTCTGTAGAAATTTATTATTCTACGACAGGTGGGGTTCCTCCAACTGGTTACAATTATATAACTACGATTATGCCTGCTGGAACTACTCCTGAATTATTTCAAATACCGTTAAATGCTCTAGCAGGACAGAATATTTATATTGCTTTTAGATACAAAGAATTAGAGGAATATAGATTTTATCTTGATAGCGTATATGTTGAAACTCCAGTTGCATTGGATGCAGGGATTGCTGCAATAAATAAACCCAAAAGTATTGAAACAACTCTTGGCACAACACCTCAATTTGTAGTAAAAAATTTTGGAGCTAATCCAACTGGTGCATTTCAGGCAACATTTACTATTCAACCAGGTGGATATACCCAGACAGTTAATGTTAGTTCATTAAACAGTGGTGAAAGTGTTACAATTGATTTACCTGCCTGGGTACCAGCAAATGCGGGTAATTATGTCGTGACTGCTTATACCAATTTATCTGGTGACTTAAATCCACAAAATGATACACTGCGAAAATTTGTAAGTGTAACTCAGGAACTTCCAAAAGACTTCACCTATAATGTCTCATCATTATATCCAGGGGGTGTTTCGCTTTATGGCTTGGAGTTTGATGGAAATTACTTCTATGTATCTAAATGGAATGAAAATAAAATTTATAGAATAAATAAGACAGGAACTCAACTTGACTCATTTACTATAAATGGAATAAGTTCAACTTCAGGTTTACGAGATCTTGCCTGGGATGGACAATACCTGTATGGAAGTACAACTACGACAACTGTTTACCAGATAGATGTTTCAACTTTCAATGCAACAACTGCATTTACTTCACCAATTTCAGTTAGAGGAATAGCTTATGATAAAGCTAATGATGCTTTCTGGGTATGTAACTGGAGTACAGATTTAAGATTAGTAAGTCGTACTGGAACAACTTTACAAACAATCACCGCAGCTTCCCATGGTCTGACAGGCATGTCTGGAATAGCTTATGACACTTTAACTGCTGGCGGACCATTTATCTGGGTTTTAAATGGCGGAAGTGCAACTGATGAAAAGATACTATATAAGATTCTTGCATCATCTGGTTCTAAGGTTGACAGCTTCTTAATTACTCATCATTTGCCTGAAGGTGCAATTGGAGGTGGCGTATTTGTATCTGATAAGGTTGTTCCCGGTTCAATTACTTTAGGAGTGCTTAACCAAGGTACACCTCACTTAATTAATGGTTACAGAATTGGAGGTGCTGCACTCCAACCATCTATCACAGTTGTTCATCCTAATGGTGGTGAAGTATTCAATACAAATTCAAAAGAAATTATTGTATGGAAATCGCAAAATTATAATGGAAATGTTGATATTCTTGTAAGTCTTGATGGTGGACTAAACTTCCAACCATTGGCTTTGAATGTAGCTAATACTGGATTTTATTCTACAACAACTCCTGAAATTACAACCAATAATGGTTTAATAGCTATAAGAGCTGCTGGTCAATCAAATCCATTTGATGTAAGTGATGGACCATTCAGTATAGTTTCTGCAACAAATGCACAGGTTAATTTCCCAATTGTTGTGACGGATGGAATGTTTGCGCAGAGTTTAAGAACGGGATTAGATCCAACAGCAACCGATGGATTTGATTCTAATTTAGGTGAATATGAATTACCACCTGTACCTCCTGCAACAGTATTTGATGCTCGATTAATTGGTGAAGATATTGGTGTTCCACAATTGGGTAATGGAACATATAAAGATTTCCGTCAGGGTACAAATGAGTTTAATGGACAAAAGATTCATGAAGTAAAATATCAGGTAAGTCAGGTTGCAAGACTTAATGGTAATCCAATCACTCTTTACTGGGATTTACCATCAAATGTAACCGGTAGATTACAAGATTTAGTAACAGGTTCTATTATTGATGTTCAAATGACAGGGAGTGGTTCCTACACCGTTGAGAATCCGTCATTATATAATAAATTAAAAATAACTTATACTTATACCTATACACCGCCGGTTACTGGTCAAATTAAAATTTTATATCCAAACGGTGGTGAAGTTCTGAAAAGAGGTTCTAATTTCGTAATGGCGTGGTTGTCAAATGTTCCTGGTAAATTAGATTTGTATGGTTCAACTAACGGAGGTGCAAATTGGATATTGCTTGAGGATAGTTTGGATAATACTGGAGTATATGGTGGAGATATTGGTTTCGATACACCAGAAGGCAATCAATGGAAATTGAAATTAGTAAGTCAAGCAAATCCAACAATTTTTGATGAAACTGACGGTACTTTCTCAATTCAGGGTACAAAGTTAGTCTATTTAGATAATCCTTTTGTAATTAGTGATGGTAATTCTTCTGTTGGATTGTTCTATGGAATTGATCCAAGCGCAACTGATGGACTTGATCCAGCTCTTGGAGAAGCTGAATTACCACCACCACCGCCAACCGGTGTATTTGATGGAAGATTTGTAGGTACTGATATTGGTATTCCACAACTTGGACAGGGTACTTTGAGAGATTATAGGCAAGGTGGTAGTACATTTGCTGGAAATAAAATTCATGAAATTCAATATCAAGTTGGAAGTGGAGATTCATTAAGATTATTCTGGTATTTACCACCAAATGTAACCGGTTTATTACAGGATTTCTTCGGTGGTGCATTAGTTAATGTACCAATGAATGGTGCTGGTAAATTTACCGTTCCAAATCCAGGAATATTGAACAAGTTAAAAATAACCTTAACTTATACTGCAGCCCCGGCAATGGTTCAAGTTGTTCAACCAAATGGTGGTGAAAACTTATTTGTCGGGCAAACATATCAAATTGTCTGGAATGCAAGTGGAATTAATAACGTAAAATTAGAATATTCGACTAATGGTGGTTCAAGCTGGAATTACATTGCAACAGTTCCAGCTTATACAGCAAGTAAAGTAAAACTTTCAGGTAAACATCCAAAAGATCCTGATGCAGTAATTGAAGGCACATTAGGAACCTACTCATGGGTTGTGCCAAATACTCCATCGAATCAATGCTTGGTTAGAGTTTCAGATAATGATAATCCTTCTGTATTCGATGTCAGCGATAATTTCTTTTCTATTTCTGCACCAATGTCAGAAGGTTGGGTTGTTCAAAATAGTGGAACTACAGCTGAATTGTATTCAGTAAGCGCAGTAAATGAAAATGTTGCCTGGGCTTGTGGTGCTGGTGGTGTTGTGATTAGAACCACAAATGGCGGTCAGACCTGGCAAACAGTTACTGCTCCACGAGCAGTTGATGCTTATGTAATCTGGGCACTTAGTGCAGATAAAGCATTTGTAGGAACAAGTGGTACATCTGATGCAAAGATTCATATGACAACTAATGGTGGTCAAACCTGGACAGATGTTTATACAATAGCTGGTGGCTTCTTAAATGTAATTAGGTTTATTGATAATGATAATGGTTGGGCTCAAAGTGATCCCGTTGGTGGTAACTGGGTATTACTCAAGACAACAAATGGTGGTTTAAACTGGTCATCAATGGCGACAGTACCACAGGCAGGTAGTGAATATGGCTGGAATAACTCTGGATGGGATAAATCAGGTTATATGTGGTTTGGTACAAATAATTCCAGAATTTATTATTCAACTAACAATGGAACAAATTGGTCATTTGCACCAACTACTTCAGCAAATGCTTATGCTGTAGCTTTCGATGGTAATTTAAATGGACTTTCTGGATTCGCTTCAGGTATACTTAATAAATCAACAAATGGTGGAGCCAGCTGGTTCTCAATTACCTCACCGACAAGTGCAGATGTCACTGGTATTTCTACAGTTGATAATAATGAATTCTTTGTAGCCGCAGGTGGAAGTGTATGGAAAACAACTGACGGTGGAAATAACTGGACAATGAGTTATGGCTCGGCTTCAAGTATTTATCATTTGTCATTAGTTCCAACTTTAACTGAAGCACAAGCTGCAGCAGGTTGGGCTGTAGGTGCTGGTGGATTGGTAATTAAGTACAGAAGACAAATTCAACAACCATCAGTTCATGTGGTTCAACCGAATGGTGGTGAAAACTGGCCCGTTGGTTCAACACAGAACATTATCTGGGATGCACAACTAATTTCTAATGTTAAACTTGAATATACAACAGATAATGGTGCAACATGGATTAATATTGCGACAGTTCCTGCTGCAAAAGTCAAAAAAGTTAAACTTGATGGATATTCTCCAAAAGATCCGAATGGTGTTATTGAAGGTAACTTAGGTGTTTATGCCTGGACAATACCTAATACTCCATCAACTCAATGCAAAGTGAGAGTATCGGATGCATCTAATCCTGCAGTATATGACGAAAGTGATAATGTGTTCACAATAAGTGAAGGTGTAATAGGTGAAAATTGGATTGTGCAAAATAGTGGAACAACAGCTACACTTTATAGCGTATCGACAGTTAATGCTAATGTTGCCTGGGCGACAGGTGTTGGTGGTGTTGTTATTAAAACAACAAATGGTGGTGCAACCTGGCAGACAGTAACTCCACCTCGTGCGGTTGATGCTCATGTAATTTGTGGAGTGAGTGCAGATAAAGCTCTAGTCGCAACAAATGGAACTTCTGACGCGGTAATCCACATTACAACAAACGGCGGTCAGACCTGGCAGAATGTTGTGACTGTTCCAGGTGGTTTCATTAATGTAATCATAATGTTTGATGATATGAACGGATTTGCTCAGGGTGATCCTGTTGGTGGTAACTGGACGTTATTAAAGACCACTGATGGTGGATTTACATGGACACCTGCTGCTACAGTTCCTCAGGCAGGCAGTGAATATGGATGGAATAACAGTGGATGGAATGTTGGTAATACATTGTGGTTTGGTACAAATAATTCAAGAGTATATAAATCTACAGATGGCGGTGCAACCTGGACTTATGCACCCACAACAGTTGTAAATAGTTACTCAGTTGCATTTGGTAATGCATTGAAAGGTGTTGTTGGTTCTGCAACCGGAACTGCTAACCGCTCGACAGATGGTGGTAATAGCTGGATTTCAATAACAACACCGGCAACTGGAAATATTTTAGGAATGACTTCAGTTAGTGAAAACGAATATTGGTTCACTTCAAACACATTTGTTTATTATTCAAGCGATCATGGTACAAATTGGTCGACTGGCTTTACTGCTACACAATCGCTTTATCACTTGCATTTCAAAAGCCTTGGTGGGCAGAATGCAGTAGGTTACGCTGTTGGTGCAAACGGATATGTAGTGAAATACTTTAGAGGACCAGTTACACCTCAAGTTGTAGTTGTTGCTCCTAATGGTGGTGAGAATTGGACTGTTGGTTCTACAAGACAAATTGTCTGGAATGCACAAGCAGTACAAAATGTAAAGCTTGAGTATTCGACCAATAATGGTGCAAGCTGGAATTACATTGCAACAGTTCCAGCTCTTGCAAATAAATTAAATAATGCAAATGATGCTGAAACTTCGAATAAATCAGTTGAAGGAACTCTCGGCACATATAACTGGGTAATTCCAAATACTCCATCTAATCAATGCTTGGTTAAAGTATCTGATGCTTCAAATCCAGCAGTCTTTGATGTAAGTGATAATGTCTTTACGATTAGCACTGGAGTTCCTGGACCTCAATTACAATTTAATTACGATATTTCTGCATTAGCTCCAACTGTTTATTCACTCTATGGTTCAGAATTCGATGGAGAATATTTCTATATCACAAGATGGAATGAACCTAAAATATTTAGAGTAAATAAATCCGGTACACAAATCGATTCGTTTAATGTGACAGGATTACCAAGCGGTGGTTTTAGAGACTTAGCATTTGATGGTCAATATTTGTATGGTAGTAATAACTCTACAACCGTTTATAGAATTGATAGAACTACCTTTGCTGCAACTGCTGCGTTTACATCGCCGATTGCGGTGCGTGGTATATCTTATAACGCTGCACAAAACGCTTTCTGGGTAGCTAATTGGTCAACGGATATTGTCCTTGTTAGCAGAACTGGTGCAACTTTATATACAATACCAGCTGCTCAACATGGATTTACTGGAATGTCTGGTAATGCATATGATACATTAAGTCCTGGTGGTCCATATCTCTGGGTCTTTAGTGGTGGAACAGATACTGATCCAAAAGTTCTTTATAAACTTAATCCAACCAATGGTCAAAGACTTGATAGTATTGATGTTACAGGTATTTTACCAGATGGTGCAATTGGTGGTGGTTTATGGGTAACTGATCAGTATGAGCCCAATACTATAACTCTTGGTGGTAGCTCTCAAGGAGTTCCACATAGATTATTCGGTTATAAGATTCACGAATTTGGACCTATTCCAGGAACAGTTACTGTTTTGAGCCCGAATGGCGGTGAAAAATATTATCGTGGACAATGGCAGTTAATTGTGTGGAAGTCTTATGAATTTGATAACAGAGTAAAAATTAAAGTTTCTTCTGATGGTGGTAATACATATATGGAATTAGCAAGCAACGTTCCAAATAATGGTGTATTTGCTGTTCAGGTTCCAAATGATGCTTCATTAGGAAATCAATATAAGATTAGAATAGAATCACAAAGTGATCCTACCAAGTATGATGAAACAGATGGAACTTTCGAGGTTGCAGCAGCACCACATACTCTTCCATTAGTAGATCTTCCAATGGTTATTACTGATGTTGATAAGAGCAGATTATTAAGGTTTGGTCTTGATCCTCAAGCAACAGATGGTATTGATGCTCAATTTGGTGAGGAAGAATTACCGCCAGCTCCTCCAGCTGGTGTACTTGATGGTAGATTTATAGGTGATGACATTGGCTTGCAGTTGGGTCAAGGTCTGGCATATGATTATAGAACAGGTCGAACAAATGTACCAAGCATCAAAGTACATGAATTGAAATTCCAGAAAGGTTCTGGTCCTGTAATAGAAATTAATGTTTACCTGCCAAATGATGTGACAGCAAGATTCGAATCATTTACTCCTGGTTTCGATACAACTGTCAGCGGAACTGCAAAGGTAGTAGTGTTTGACTCTACATTGAACAAACTTAAAGTAACTTTGAATTACTTCCCGGGTTCAGCACTAGGTACATTTAACCTATTTGGACCAATCAACAACGCCTTAGTAACAGCTCGACAGAATGATTCTACAGTCATAACATTTAGATGGTACAAAGCAAAGAATGCAGTATCTTACAGACTGAGAATGGGAGTTCCAACAATTCCACCATTTATGCTTGATACACCTTCAAATAATAGTGGTGCTGATTCATTGTTTACAATAAGACAATATGAGCTGTTTAATATTTTCTCTAAACCTTCTTATCCAGTTGATACAACAGTAACTGGTCAATGGGCGGTATGGGCTTATGGTGCTGGTGGTGATTCTGTAAGAAGTAATAGTGTTTATTCAATAAGATTAAGACTTGTAAAGTTCACAGGCGTTGACGAGGAATTTGAAGGTGTACCAACCAAATTCGTAGTTTATCAAAACTATCCGAACCCATTCAATCCATCGACAAAGATTAAATTTGGATTGCCTGAAGATGCCGATGTAACAATTGAAGTATTTAATGTTGTCGGTGAAAAAGTCGCAACTCTTCTGAGTGGCAATTTGAAGAAAGGTTATCACGAAGTGAATTTCGATGCAGCTGGATTGCAAAGCGGTGTTTACTTCTATAAAGTTAATGCTGGTAAATTCAGCACAGTTAAGAAAATGTTGCTAATCAAGTAATCACGAATCATTGGTTACTTGCAATGGTTCTTTTTAACGAAAGCCCGTTAATTCGGGCTTTCGTATTAATGTTTAATTAATATAGGTAAGCTGAAAATGAGAAAAATTTTTCTTTATCTGTTATTATTCCTAACTGTATCAGATTTAGTTGGAAGTGAAAAAATTGGGAAATACTTAAAAAATTATCTTGAACTAAATAATAATTCTGAACCAGTAAAAGTATGGATATACTTCACAGATAAAGGTGATAATCTTGAACGTTTCTATTTAAATCCCGAGCTTGTTGTAAGTAAAATTTCACTTGAAAGAAGAAGAAAAGTTTTACCAGAAAATAATTTAATCGATTATCAAGACTTACCTGTAAATTCAAATTATATTAATCAGATAAAAGATTATGTACTGGAAATAAAACATCCATCAAGATGGTTTAATTCTATTAGTGCAATTGTCAATCCGAACCAGATTTATGAATTGATTAATTTTCCTTTCATTAAAGAAATTGAACTTGTTGAAAGGTTTAGGAAAGCACCTGAACCTCAAACCGAAGGAGATGAGTTTCCTCAACCACCCATTGAAGTAGAGAATCTTACTGGCTTCAATTATGGTTCATCTCTAACTCAAAATCAACAAATTAATGTTGTAGCTGTTCACAATACTGGTAATTATGGACAGGGTGTTAGAATTTGTTTAATGGATGCTGGTTTCAATCGATTGTCTCACGAAGCTTTTCAAACTATGAATATCATTGCAACCTGGGACTTTGTTAACAATCGTCCATATGTAGGTGATGGACAGGGTGGAATGGGTGAAGGAAGTCATGGAACTCAAACTCTTTCAACTATTGGTGGATTTAAGGATGGTCAATTGATCGGTCCTGCGTTTGGTGCAACTTATATTCTTGCTAAAACCGAAAACACAGAAAGTGAAACTCCAATTGAAATGGATAATTGGATTAGAGCACTTGAGTGGGCTGACAGCATCGGTGTAGATGTTACCAGCACATCGCTTGGTTATCTTGAATTTGATCCACCATATCCGAGTTATAGCTGGATGGATATGAATGGCAATACAGTTCCAATAACAATTGCAGCAGATTTAGCAGTAAAAAGGGGAATTGTAGTTGTAAACTCAGCCGGCAACGAAGGATATAATTCAACGAGAAATACTTTAGTTGCCCCTGCTGATGGTGATAGTGTAATAGCAGTAGGTGCAGTTACTTCTTCTGGTTCGAGAGCTTCTTTTAGTTCTGTTGGAAACACAGTAGACGGAAGAGTAAAACCAGATGTAATGGCAATGGGGAGCGGAGTTAGAGTCGCAAGTCCTTATTCAGATAATGGCTATACATCTGCCAGCGGAACTTCATTTTCTTGTCCACTTGCTGCAGGAGTTGCCGCTTTGATTTTAAGTGAAAATCCATCATTAACTCCAATGCAAGTTCGTGATGCAATGAGAAATACAGCTAACAATGCTTCATCACCAAATCGAGAATATGGATGGGGCATTTTAAATGCATTTAATGCAGTCAATTATTTTAATATTAATTTTTCTCATACACCGCCAAACGATTCTACTAACCTAAATGGTCCTTATCGAATTGCAGTTAAGATTACTTCAAGACTCGGAATTGACCCAGCATCTGTTAAATTATATTGGGGAAGAGGTGTCATTGCAGATTCAATTTTGATGAATGAAGCTCCCGGTGATACCTTTTATGCTTTTATTCCTGGAAATGGTCAATCAGCTGTTTATAAATACTATATTCAGGCGAAAACAGCTGATGGTCAGGTCATTAAAAATTATCCTAAGCGTGCACCACAAGAACTATTGGAGTTTAGAGTTGGAAGTTTTGCAAGTGTGAATGTTTCATCAGGCTGGAACTTAATGTCTATACCTGTTCAAAATCAAAATTTACTCTTGAATGGTGTATTCCCAGATGCAATTTCGAACGCATATTTTTATGATGGAAGATATATTTCGAAAGATACTCTAATCAGTGGTTATGGTTTCTGGTTAAAATTTAATTCGTCTAAAAATTATACGATTAGCGGGACACCCTTAACTGGAATTTCAATTCCTGTCAAAGCTGGATGGAATTTAATAGGTTCACTTAATTCAAACATACCTGTATATTCAGTTATAAGTAATCCTTCAGGAATTATATCTACTCCATTTTACGGTTACAATGGCGGATATTTTAATTCACCACAGATTGAAAAGGGGAAAGGGTACTGGGTTAAGGTAAGTCAGAATGGTTATTTGATTCTAAATTTAAATTCAAAAAGCAGTCTGAATTCAAGTAATTTCTTTAATGATGTTCCAGACAAATTAGTATTTAAAGATAATTCGAATAATCAAACTGAATTATATTTAAGGAATTTGGATTTTGAAGGTGAGTTACCTCCAGTTCCTCCATCAGCAATATTTGATGTAAGATTCTCGAATTCCAGAGTTTATTCAGAGAATGGAGAAGATTTTATTCAATTGCAGGGAATAAATTATCCATTAACTGTCAGTCTCTCACCAAAATCGGAATTAAAAGTTGAGTTAATTGATCCAGTATTAAATCAAGTAATTGGTAGATTGATGCCTGGTGGCTCTATAACAATCAATGAATTAACTGGCAATATCTTAAAAATTAAAACGGTTCGAGAACAAATCTCTTACAAATTATATCAGAATTATCCCAATCCTTTTAACCCAGTAACTAATATTAAATTTCAGATTCCAAAACAAACAAGGGTAACTTTGAAATTATTTAATTTGATTGGCGAAGAAATTGCAACTTTAATTGATGAACAAAAAGAAGAGGGTCTTTATGAAGTTAAAGTTGATATGAGTAAAATTTCTGCTTTAAGTTCAGGCATTATTTTTTATCAGTTAAAAACAAATGATTACATATCAACTAAAAAAATGATATATCTTAAATAAGTGTTGAGGACTAAAATGTTTAGAGGAATTTTCAAATCGTTAATCTTCATCCTAATTTTTACATTTTCGGTTTATGGTCAATCACCTCAGATAATTCAATTAGT
Protein-coding sequences here:
- a CDS encoding S8 family serine peptidase, with product MRKIFLYLLLFLTVSDLVGSEKIGKYLKNYLELNNNSEPVKVWIYFTDKGDNLERFYLNPELVVSKISLERRRKVLPENNLIDYQDLPVNSNYINQIKDYVLEIKHPSRWFNSISAIVNPNQIYELINFPFIKEIELVERFRKAPEPQTEGDEFPQPPIEVENLTGFNYGSSLTQNQQINVVAVHNTGNYGQGVRICLMDAGFNRLSHEAFQTMNIIATWDFVNNRPYVGDGQGGMGEGSHGTQTLSTIGGFKDGQLIGPAFGATYILAKTENTESETPIEMDNWIRALEWADSIGVDVTSTSLGYLEFDPPYPSYSWMDMNGNTVPITIAADLAVKRGIVVVNSAGNEGYNSTRNTLVAPADGDSVIAVGAVTSSGSRASFSSVGNTVDGRVKPDVMAMGSGVRVASPYSDNGYTSASGTSFSCPLAAGVAALILSENPSLTPMQVRDAMRNTANNASSPNREYGWGILNAFNAVNYFNINFSHTPPNDSTNLNGPYRIAVKITSRLGIDPASVKLYWGRGVIADSILMNEAPGDTFYAFIPGNGQSAVYKYYIQAKTADGQVIKNYPKRAPQELLEFRVGSFASVNVSSGWNLMSIPVQNQNLLLNGVFPDAISNAYFYDGRYISKDTLISGYGFWLKFNSSKNYTISGTPLTGISIPVKAGWNLIGSLNSNIPVYSVISNPSGIISTPFYGYNGGYFNSPQIEKGKGYWVKVSQNGYLILNLNSKSSLNSSNFFNDVPDKLVFKDNSNNQTELYLRNLDFEGELPPVPPSAIFDVRFSNSRVYSENGEDFIQLQGINYPLTVSLSPKSELKVELIDPVLNQVIGRLMPGGSITINELTGNILKIKTVREQISYKLYQNYPNPFNPVTNIKFQIPKQTRVTLKLFNLIGEEIATLIDEQKEEGLYEVKVDMSKISALSSGIIFYQLKTNDYISTKKMIYLK